A section of the Mycolicibacterium anyangense genome encodes:
- a CDS encoding amidohydrolase family protein translates to MPAGEVPDVFDGVSGQVPEELAQHLRTVALVDHHVHGSFTERIDRATFEFSINEGSNDPVPPWMTQFDSPLGFAIRRWCAPLLGLPPHADAETYWKRRDEFGPDELATTMLPAAGVSRWIVDTGFKGDRITSHRRLAELAGGQSFEIVRLERLAEDLIDGGTAPQDFPEAMRSALASAVADPAVVGTKTIVAYRTGFDIDWNRPSDAEVVTHARALAANPGPVRIDDPVLIAFGVHEAAAHGLPIQVHVGFGDRDLDLHRCDPLLLLPLLRTMPPVPVLLLHCYPFHRQSGYLAQAFDHVNFDVGLAINYLGARSTGLVAEALDTAPFAKQLYSSDAFGPPELHVLGSVLWRRAMGLVLGEWVRSGDWAQADAIRIVDMIAAANAERVYGL, encoded by the coding sequence ATGCCGGCTGGTGAAGTGCCCGACGTCTTCGACGGGGTATCCGGGCAGGTTCCCGAGGAATTGGCGCAGCACCTGCGCACCGTCGCGCTCGTCGATCACCACGTGCACGGCAGCTTCACCGAACGGATCGATCGGGCGACCTTCGAGTTCTCGATCAACGAGGGATCCAACGATCCCGTGCCGCCGTGGATGACGCAGTTCGACTCCCCGCTGGGATTCGCGATACGGCGTTGGTGTGCACCACTTCTCGGGCTTCCGCCGCACGCGGACGCCGAGACGTACTGGAAGCGCCGCGACGAGTTCGGTCCCGACGAACTGGCCACCACGATGCTGCCGGCCGCCGGCGTCTCGCGCTGGATCGTCGATACCGGGTTCAAGGGCGACCGGATCACCTCACACCGCCGCCTCGCCGAACTCGCCGGCGGGCAGTCGTTCGAGATCGTGCGGCTGGAACGACTGGCCGAGGACCTGATCGACGGCGGGACCGCGCCGCAGGACTTCCCCGAGGCCATGCGCTCGGCGCTGGCATCGGCCGTCGCCGACCCGGCCGTCGTCGGCACCAAGACGATCGTGGCCTATCGCACCGGATTCGACATCGACTGGAACCGGCCATCCGATGCCGAGGTCGTCACACATGCCCGCGCGCTCGCGGCGAATCCGGGTCCGGTGCGGATCGACGACCCGGTTCTGATCGCCTTCGGGGTGCACGAGGCAGCCGCCCACGGGCTGCCGATCCAGGTGCACGTGGGGTTCGGCGACCGCGATCTGGATCTGCACCGCTGCGATCCCCTGCTCCTGCTGCCACTGCTTCGCACGATGCCGCCGGTACCGGTGCTACTGCTGCACTGCTATCCGTTCCATCGCCAATCCGGTTATCTGGCACAGGCGTTCGACCATGTGAACTTCGACGTCGGGTTGGCGATCAACTACCTCGGTGCCCGTTCGACAGGTTTGGTCGCCGAGGCGCTGGACACCGCGCCGTTCGCCAAGCAGCTGTACTCGTCGGACGCGTTCGGGCCACCCGAACTGCACGTCCTGGGATCGGTACTGTGGCGCCGCGCGATGGGACTGGTGCTCGGCGAGTGGGTGCGCAGCGGCGATTGGGCGCAGGCCGACGCCATCCGCATCGTGGACATGATCGCTGCGGCCAACGCCGAGCGGGTCTACGGATTGTGA
- a CDS encoding aspartate aminotransferase family protein has translation MSTLYARDEAVIAGIEKLRFFPLEVQSGHGCTLTTPDGRELLDLSATWTASGLGHGHPAVVEAVCRAVRDAPGSGGLSAVHPDSVGLAEDLLALVPGEGERRVYLGHAGSDANDVALRACRYATGRPTIVAFEHSYHGGVGVAMGVSGVHVDAGASADPEVVFLPYPNPFRPGPDGIEAAVTGCLDLADQHLSGGRVACLIVEPILSDGGLVVPPDGFLARLHDLCRRHGVPMICDEVKMGLGRPGTLHAFEHDGVVPDIVTFGKAIDGGLPLSAAVGPAAILDHPPAAALLTTAGNPVCTAAGRAALKAIVSEGLIDNAATVGAVLADALRGLVDVPGGDRIGDVRGRGLAIGVELVDPASGDPDPRLAAAVVYRAWELGAVVYYVGGNVLEITPPLVLTETQALHGAEILGAAIGDAVAGKIDDEEVAKYAGW, from the coding sequence GTGAGCACGCTCTACGCCCGTGACGAAGCGGTGATCGCCGGCATCGAGAAGCTCCGGTTCTTTCCGCTGGAAGTGCAGTCCGGGCACGGGTGCACCCTCACCACTCCCGACGGACGCGAGTTGCTCGACCTGTCGGCGACGTGGACCGCCTCCGGGTTGGGTCACGGGCACCCGGCGGTAGTCGAGGCGGTCTGTCGCGCGGTCCGGGACGCGCCCGGCTCGGGTGGGCTGTCCGCCGTGCACCCGGACTCCGTGGGGCTGGCCGAGGATCTGCTGGCCCTGGTCCCCGGGGAGGGTGAGCGCCGGGTGTACCTGGGTCATGCAGGCTCCGACGCGAACGACGTGGCGCTGCGGGCGTGCCGGTACGCCACCGGTCGGCCGACCATCGTGGCCTTCGAGCACAGTTACCACGGCGGCGTCGGGGTGGCGATGGGCGTCTCCGGCGTTCACGTCGACGCCGGTGCGTCGGCCGATCCCGAGGTGGTATTCCTGCCCTACCCCAACCCGTTTCGACCCGGACCGGACGGTATCGAGGCGGCTGTCACAGGCTGTCTGGACCTTGCCGACCAGCACCTGAGTGGCGGTCGGGTGGCATGTCTGATCGTCGAACCGATCCTGTCCGACGGCGGTCTGGTGGTGCCACCGGACGGCTTCCTGGCGCGCCTGCACGACCTGTGCCGCAGGCACGGCGTCCCGATGATCTGCGACGAGGTCAAGATGGGCCTGGGCCGGCCCGGCACCCTGCACGCCTTCGAACACGACGGCGTCGTCCCGGACATCGTCACCTTCGGCAAAGCGATCGACGGCGGGCTGCCGCTGTCCGCGGCGGTCGGCCCCGCCGCCATCCTGGACCATCCCCCGGCCGCGGCCCTGCTGACGACGGCAGGCAACCCGGTGTGCACGGCCGCTGGGCGCGCCGCCCTCAAAGCCATTGTCTCCGAGGGACTCATCGACAACGCGGCGACGGTGGGTGCAGTTCTGGCCGATGCGCTGCGCGGTCTGGTCGACGTCCCCGGCGGCGACCGCATCGGCGATGTCCGCGGCCGTGGGCTGGCGATCGGTGTAGAGCTGGTCGATCCGGCATCCGGCGATCCGGACCCCCGGTTGGCGGCAGCCGTGGTCTACCGGGCCTGGGAGCTCGGGGCGGTTGTCTACTACGTTGGCGGTAACGTCCTGGAGATCACTCCGCCGTTGGTGCTCACCGAAACCCAGGCGCTGCACGGGGCCGAGATCCTGGGGGCGGCCATCGGCGACGCCGTGGCGGGAAAGATCGACGACGAGGAGGTCGCGAAGTATGCCGGCTGGTGA
- a CDS encoding APC family permease: protein MPLETSEEIASIPHRRLPLWVALALSVALVGPTLAMSGNGQGLIGTVGKSIPLVFLIGLVGVSLVGYSFVRLTRHLNHAGSAYGLVGGTIGPRTGFFSGFAMLGAYWGFSIGTLALTASFVNSFIAALQPGKDNPYQVPWLLIVVIGAVISFLLSGRDIQLLAKLLLAIEGIGILAMIVLSVTIFAKGGAPATGVDFSVFSFSGGGVSPSAVLAGVVAAFLSWAGFEACASMGEETDDPKRNIPRALAGTLILTGVLFVIVMFAQVVGFGTDEAGLKAFQNSGNTLGDLGGTYIGQWFSLIIIFTAIVSAFGCHLATSATSGRMLYAFGRDGFGPKALAHIHSETGGPRRATWIVVVVALVVVLICGATGWPDMGTGNPAIDTYFLFAVAGSVCLMVCYLLVEIAAAYFVGAPKFQWVHAGKGKVAGLVLPLLGAIVIVTVLWFNVKDADTWSAAPLLGLYWCAIGLVIAIALSGIAKRVGESLAEELDMTPPTTDSATATRPE, encoded by the coding sequence GTGCCACTGGAAACCTCAGAAGAGATTGCCTCGATCCCGCACCGCCGGTTGCCGCTGTGGGTAGCTCTCGCGCTGTCGGTAGCGCTGGTCGGCCCCACCCTCGCCATGTCCGGCAACGGCCAGGGTTTGATCGGCACCGTCGGCAAGTCGATCCCGCTGGTGTTCCTCATCGGTCTGGTCGGTGTGTCCCTGGTCGGCTACAGCTTTGTCCGCCTGACCCGCCACCTCAACCACGCCGGGTCGGCCTACGGGCTGGTGGGCGGAACCATCGGGCCGCGGACCGGATTCTTCTCCGGCTTTGCGATGCTCGGCGCCTATTGGGGGTTCTCCATCGGGACGCTCGCGCTGACCGCCTCGTTCGTCAACTCGTTCATCGCGGCGCTGCAGCCCGGTAAGGACAACCCATACCAGGTGCCATGGCTACTGATCGTGGTCATCGGTGCGGTCATCTCGTTCCTGTTGTCGGGCCGCGATATTCAGCTGCTGGCCAAGCTCCTGCTGGCGATCGAGGGTATCGGCATCCTGGCGATGATCGTGCTGTCGGTGACGATCTTCGCCAAGGGCGGCGCGCCCGCCACCGGGGTCGACTTCTCGGTGTTCTCCTTCTCCGGAGGCGGTGTCTCCCCGTCGGCGGTCCTGGCCGGCGTGGTCGCGGCCTTCCTGTCGTGGGCGGGATTCGAGGCGTGCGCCTCGATGGGCGAGGAGACCGACGACCCCAAGCGCAACATCCCCCGGGCGCTCGCCGGAACGCTGATCCTGACCGGCGTCCTGTTCGTCATCGTGATGTTCGCGCAGGTGGTCGGGTTCGGCACCGATGAGGCGGGGCTCAAGGCATTCCAGAATTCCGGCAACACGCTTGGCGATCTGGGTGGTACCTACATCGGCCAGTGGTTCTCGCTGATCATCATCTTCACCGCTATCGTCTCGGCGTTCGGCTGCCACCTGGCCACCTCGGCGACGTCGGGCCGGATGCTGTACGCCTTCGGCCGCGACGGATTCGGCCCGAAAGCGTTGGCGCACATCCACTCCGAGACGGGCGGCCCGCGCCGCGCGACCTGGATCGTGGTGGTGGTCGCACTCGTGGTGGTCCTGATCTGCGGGGCGACCGGGTGGCCGGACATGGGCACCGGCAACCCGGCCATCGACACCTACTTCCTGTTCGCCGTGGCAGGCTCGGTGTGCCTGATGGTCTGCTACCTGCTCGTGGAGATCGCCGCCGCCTACTTCGTCGGCGCGCCGAAGTTCCAGTGGGTGCACGCCGGCAAGGGCAAGGTGGCCGGCCTGGTGCTGCCCCTGCTCGGTGCGATCGTCATCGTCACGGTGCTGTGGTTCAACGTCAAGGATGCCGACACCTGGTCGGCGGCACCGCTGCTCGGCCTGTACTGGTGCGCAATCGGTCTGGTGATCGCCATCGCGCTGTCCGGCATCGCCAAACGCGTCGGTGAGTCACTGGCCGAGGAACTCGACATGACGCCGCCCACCACCGACTCGGCCACCGCGACGAGACCGGAGTGA
- a CDS encoding type I glutamate--ammonia ligase translates to MEDASPDRTADLSAEAGRLRDEGVAIVAGSVTDLAGVTRAKYVPVDRLGAFARSGMGVSPSWSVFCVDSGIAFTPTIGVAGDLRIRIDPNDLRVVDAGVAWAPGSLNDQHGRPAPLCTRTQLVLAEQAAADRGLDVRMGGELECTMLAADGGPASTEPWSPYGIRTSLDRSAFLVDLATSGERAGLRFEQLHTEYGHDQLEVSLAPDTPTATADAIILARIVLSRVAARHGLRISFSPVPFDGAAGNGAHLHLSLSDADGPLLSGGDGPHGLRAAGAQAIAGVLDTLPDLIGVYAGSAVSPLRLKPGNWAGATACWGLENREAAVRFIAATPGNPHGANVELKLIDPSANPYLAAAAFLGSALRGIDRHLDLPEEIPENPAHSDIQTRALPLAQRDALDALAASETAAELLTPAIVDTLVAVRRYETATFGDLPAAQICDALRLAWTC, encoded by the coding sequence TTGGAAGACGCCAGCCCAGACCGCACCGCAGACCTCAGTGCCGAAGCCGGCCGCCTCCGTGACGAAGGTGTGGCCATCGTCGCGGGTTCGGTGACCGACCTGGCCGGGGTGACCAGGGCGAAGTACGTGCCGGTGGACCGATTGGGCGCCTTCGCCCGTTCGGGCATGGGGGTATCCCCGTCCTGGAGCGTCTTCTGTGTCGACAGCGGCATCGCCTTCACGCCCACCATCGGCGTTGCCGGCGACCTACGGATCCGCATCGATCCGAACGATCTGCGGGTCGTCGATGCCGGGGTGGCATGGGCGCCGGGCAGTCTGAACGACCAGCACGGCCGGCCGGCGCCGCTGTGCACCCGCACCCAGCTCGTGTTGGCTGAACAGGCCGCCGCGGACCGCGGCCTCGACGTCCGGATGGGCGGGGAGCTGGAATGCACCATGCTCGCCGCGGACGGCGGCCCCGCCAGCACCGAACCGTGGTCGCCCTACGGCATCAGGACCTCGCTGGACCGGTCCGCCTTTCTCGTCGATCTCGCCACCTCGGGCGAGCGCGCCGGGCTTCGCTTCGAACAGCTCCACACCGAGTACGGCCACGACCAGCTCGAGGTATCCCTGGCGCCCGACACCCCGACGGCAACCGCCGACGCGATCATCCTGGCGCGGATCGTCCTGAGTCGCGTTGCCGCGCGGCACGGTCTGCGAATCTCGTTCTCCCCGGTGCCTTTCGATGGGGCCGCGGGCAATGGGGCGCACCTGCACCTGTCGTTGTCCGACGCCGACGGTCCACTGCTGTCGGGCGGAGACGGGCCGCACGGCCTACGCGCAGCCGGCGCGCAGGCCATCGCGGGGGTGCTCGATACCCTGCCCGATCTCATCGGTGTGTACGCCGGCTCTGCCGTCTCACCGCTTCGGCTCAAGCCCGGCAACTGGGCCGGGGCAACGGCGTGCTGGGGGCTGGAGAACCGCGAAGCCGCGGTGCGGTTCATCGCGGCGACGCCGGGAAACCCGCACGGCGCCAACGTGGAACTCAAACTGATCGACCCCAGCGCCAATCCCTATCTGGCCGCTGCGGCATTCCTCGGCAGCGCGCTGCGAGGCATCGATCGCCACCTCGACCTGCCCGAGGAGATCCCGGAGAACCCGGCCCACTCCGACATCCAGACCCGCGCACTGCCATTGGCTCAGCGCGATGCCCTCGACGCGCTGGCCGCCTCCGAGACGGCCGCCGAACTTCTCACTCCGGCCATCGTCGACACCCTCGTCGCAGTACGCCGTTACGAGACGGCCACATTCGGCGATCTGCCCGCCGCCCAGATCTGCGATGCCCTCCGGCTCGCCTGGACCTGCTAA
- a CDS encoding class II glutamine amidotransferase: MCRLLGVASTAPVSVTDAVGESVLTDFLALTKIHGDGWGVAVAADSHATPAVEVSADSALDDPRFGTAVKEPARGAIVHLRWATNGLAVQPENSHPFLADGVAMAHNGSIKPMAALDALLQPQIVATLRGTTDSERYFALIRQNRTAASSLVESVRQSVAQLRQLYPEASLNALILGEGQLIAVHAHARSALLDEDIQEISATDLPAEHLEDYFSLRIARPDEATVVIGSTGFGDLDWSPLPPECVLAVALDDLSTTVVPIMGD, from the coding sequence ATGTGTCGACTGTTGGGTGTGGCGTCGACTGCGCCGGTCTCGGTGACCGATGCCGTCGGTGAATCCGTGCTCACCGACTTCCTGGCGCTGACGAAGATCCACGGCGACGGCTGGGGAGTGGCCGTGGCCGCCGACTCCCACGCCACCCCTGCGGTGGAGGTCTCTGCCGACAGCGCGCTGGACGATCCGCGTTTCGGTACCGCCGTCAAGGAACCCGCTCGCGGTGCGATTGTCCATTTGCGTTGGGCCACAAACGGTCTAGCCGTGCAGCCGGAAAACTCCCACCCGTTCCTGGCCGACGGGGTGGCGATGGCCCACAATGGTTCGATCAAACCGATGGCCGCCCTCGATGCGCTGCTGCAACCACAGATCGTGGCAACCCTGCGCGGCACCACCGACAGCGAGCGGTACTTCGCATTGATACGCCAAAACCGCACAGCGGCAAGCAGTTTGGTCGAGTCTGTGCGGCAGTCGGTGGCGCAGCTGCGGCAGCTGTATCCCGAAGCCAGCCTCAATGCGCTGATCCTCGGGGAAGGCCAGCTGATCGCCGTGCACGCGCATGCCCGAAGCGCGCTGCTCGACGAGGACATCCAAGAGATCAGCGCCACCGATCTGCCGGCCGAACACCTGGAGGACTACTTCTCCCTGCGAATCGCCCGGCCCGATGAGGCGACGGTGGTGATCGGGTCGACCGGGTTCGGCGATCTGGACTGGAGCCCACTGCCGCCCGAGTGCGTCCTGGCGGTAGCGCTGGACGACTTGTCGACGACGGTCGTCCCGATCATGGGAGATTGA
- a CDS encoding MurR/RpiR family transcriptional regulator: MQERRETVAARTNAALAGLSRAERRVGRALLADYPSAGLASAARLAERAEVSPPTVLRFAQSLGYEGFTDLQVALRAELTEQSSGPLTRLADAPPAGSQLDRLLQQARAQNARADETLARLPAPMIEAAVALMADVSRPLHLHGGRFSHLLAVYLAAHLEQLRPGVRLLLDPSGRDLGTMMDLTRRDVVVLFDYHRYHRSAADLAADVRRAGATLLLITDDMACPVAPDAEVVLAASSTVGTVYQSMSAGFLLTELLIPLVMEAIGEPARTRMALWEERRRGEVLP; encoded by the coding sequence GTGCAGGAACGACGCGAGACGGTGGCAGCCCGTACCAATGCCGCCCTGGCCGGACTCAGCCGCGCAGAGCGCCGGGTGGGCCGCGCGCTGCTGGCCGACTACCCGAGCGCCGGTCTGGCCAGTGCCGCCCGGCTGGCCGAACGCGCCGAGGTGAGCCCGCCGACGGTCCTGCGCTTTGCCCAGTCGCTGGGCTACGAAGGATTCACCGATTTGCAGGTGGCCCTGCGGGCCGAACTCACCGAGCAGTCCAGCGGTCCGCTGACCCGGCTGGCCGACGCCCCGCCGGCAGGCAGTCAGCTCGACCGCCTGCTGCAGCAGGCGCGCGCCCAGAACGCGCGGGCCGACGAGACACTGGCGCGGTTGCCCGCGCCCATGATCGAAGCCGCGGTGGCGTTGATGGCCGACGTCTCCCGGCCGCTGCACCTGCACGGCGGCCGGTTCTCCCACTTGCTCGCCGTCTACCTGGCCGCGCATCTCGAGCAGTTGCGCCCCGGTGTCCGGCTGCTGCTGGATCCGTCGGGCCGAGACCTCGGCACGATGATGGACCTGACCCGCCGCGATGTGGTGGTGCTGTTCGACTACCACCGCTATCACCGCAGCGCCGCCGATCTCGCCGCCGATGTGCGCCGGGCCGGGGCCACCCTGCTGTTGATCACCGATGACATGGCGTGCCCGGTGGCCCCCGACGCCGAAGTGGTGCTGGCCGCCTCGAGCACCGTGGGAACGGTGTACCAGAGCATGTCGGCGGGATTCCTGCTGACCGAGTTGCTCATCCCATTGGTGATGGAGGCGATCGGGGAGCCGGCACGGACCCGGATGGCGCTGTGGGAGGAGCGTCGGCGCGGCGAAGTCCTGCCCTAG
- a CDS encoding TIGR03085 family metal-binding protein — protein MSVARRERAALVESLRGVGPEAPTLCEGWTARDLAAHLVIREYRLDAAPGILIPAFAGHTAKVQAEVARDDWNALLDKIAAGPPLYSPLKALDGVANVAEMFIHTEDVRRAQPDWTPRPTDPELAAKLRRTLRMTARMTLAKTPGRVELRTPDGEQILTAGSGSTVTVTGPVEELVLFASGRVARVDFTGDEAAIDAVRNAPKSL, from the coding sequence TTGTCCGTTGCCCGGCGTGAACGAGCTGCTCTTGTCGAAAGCCTGCGCGGGGTGGGACCTGAGGCACCCACCCTCTGCGAAGGCTGGACGGCCCGAGACTTGGCTGCCCACTTGGTGATTCGGGAGTACCGGCTGGATGCCGCACCGGGCATCCTGATCCCGGCGTTCGCCGGACACACCGCCAAGGTGCAAGCCGAGGTCGCCCGTGACGACTGGAACGCACTGCTGGACAAGATCGCGGCCGGGCCGCCGCTGTACTCGCCGCTCAAGGCGCTCGACGGGGTGGCCAACGTGGCCGAGATGTTCATCCACACCGAGGATGTGCGCCGCGCCCAGCCGGACTGGACACCACGCCCGACCGACCCGGAACTGGCCGCCAAGCTGCGCCGCACGCTGCGGATGACCGCCCGGATGACGCTGGCCAAGACCCCGGGCCGGGTCGAGTTACGCACCCCGGACGGCGAGCAGATCCTGACCGCGGGTAGCGGCTCGACCGTCACCGTCACCGGACCGGTGGAAGAGCTGGTGCTGTTCGCCTCCGGGCGCGTCGCCCGGGTGGACTTCACCGGCGACGAGGCCGCGATCGACGCGGTTCGCAACGCGCCGAAGAGCCTGTAG
- a CDS encoding sensor histidine kinase, with protein sequence MTVPPPDIAEIILLALACSLPVVVLGWVIIRLARSWSMTVTMVALVLIPVLATLTGVLGASGFMITDTFARTAVVLGIVAVVTVPSAVMLARYQARRTVWEQEIRDAERAAEQSRRRLVAFVSHDLRTPLAGIRALAEAIADGVVSDDEVQVQAKHIEQESIRLSEMVDDLFEMSKINAGAVYAPYEKVALDEVVDDVLSAHRIAAERAGVHLEVSVPPKPVRVVGSDRALVRVLSNLVANAIAHTPTGGTVKLAVGSDAKGAWARVDDTGVGINEADLPRVFDIAYRGSNGRVARTDPSLPSGSGLGLAIAAGLVQAHRGTLSAHNLPTGARFEVRLPLAD encoded by the coding sequence GTGACCGTGCCACCGCCTGATATCGCCGAAATCATTCTGCTGGCGCTGGCGTGTTCGCTGCCGGTGGTGGTGCTCGGCTGGGTGATCATCAGGCTGGCCAGGTCGTGGTCGATGACCGTGACCATGGTGGCGCTGGTGCTGATCCCGGTGCTCGCGACCTTGACCGGGGTGCTGGGCGCCAGCGGCTTCATGATCACCGACACCTTCGCCCGTACCGCGGTAGTGCTGGGCATCGTGGCGGTGGTGACGGTGCCGTCGGCGGTGATGCTGGCCCGCTACCAGGCCCGACGCACGGTGTGGGAGCAGGAGATTCGCGATGCCGAGCGGGCCGCCGAGCAGTCCCGGCGCCGGCTGGTGGCCTTCGTCAGCCATGACCTGCGCACTCCGCTGGCCGGGATCCGCGCGCTGGCTGAAGCGATCGCCGACGGCGTGGTGAGCGATGACGAGGTTCAGGTTCAGGCCAAACACATTGAGCAGGAATCGATCCGGCTCTCGGAGATGGTCGACGATCTATTCGAGATGTCGAAGATCAACGCCGGGGCGGTGTACGCGCCCTACGAGAAGGTGGCCCTGGACGAGGTCGTCGACGACGTGCTGTCTGCCCACCGGATCGCCGCCGAACGGGCCGGTGTGCACTTGGAGGTGTCGGTGCCACCCAAGCCGGTCCGGGTGGTCGGCAGCGACCGCGCGCTGGTGCGGGTGCTGTCGAACCTGGTGGCCAACGCGATCGCGCACACTCCGACCGGCGGCACGGTGAAACTGGCGGTCGGATCGGACGCCAAGGGCGCCTGGGCCCGGGTCGACGACACCGGGGTCGGCATCAACGAAGCCGACCTGCCCCGGGTGTTCGACATCGCCTACCGCGGCTCCAACGGCCGGGTGGCGCGCACCGACCCGTCACTGCCCAGTGGTTCGGGGCTCGGGCTGGCGATCGCCGCGGGTTTGGTCCAGGCCCACCGGGGCACCCTGTCGGCGCACAACCTGCCTACCGGGGCGCGCTTCGAGGTCCGCCTTCCGCTGGCCGACTAG
- a CDS encoding response regulator transcription factor, whose product MTARVLIADDDTVVRDVVRRYLERDGLEVTVAGDGSEALRVLGTQRIDVAVLDVMMPGPNGLSLCRTLRQGGDYSVPVILLTALGEEDDRIAGLEAGADDYLTKPFSPRELALRVRSVLRRAPSPAAALPLEITVGDLTVSTGSRSVTINGSPVGLTNREFDLLLFFLTHTDTVFSREELLQKVWRWDFGDLSTVTVHVKRLRSKLGDHHRVQTVWGRGYLWRGEAGGGDRATA is encoded by the coding sequence ATGACGGCCAGGGTTCTGATCGCCGACGATGACACCGTCGTGCGCGACGTGGTGCGTCGTTACCTGGAGCGCGACGGCCTGGAAGTCACCGTTGCCGGCGACGGGAGCGAGGCGCTGCGGGTGCTGGGCACCCAGCGCATCGACGTGGCGGTTCTCGACGTGATGATGCCGGGTCCCAACGGACTGTCGCTATGTCGCACGCTGCGTCAGGGTGGCGACTACAGCGTGCCGGTGATCCTGCTGACCGCCCTCGGCGAGGAAGACGACCGGATCGCCGGCCTGGAGGCCGGTGCCGACGACTATCTGACCAAACCGTTCAGCCCCCGGGAACTGGCCCTGCGGGTGCGCTCGGTGCTGCGCAGGGCCCCCTCCCCCGCGGCCGCCCTGCCCCTGGAGATCACCGTCGGCGATCTGACGGTGTCGACCGGGTCACGCTCGGTCACCATCAACGGCAGCCCGGTGGGCCTGACCAATCGTGAATTCGATCTGCTGCTGTTCTTCCTGACCCATACCGACACGGTGTTCTCCCGCGAGGAGTTGCTGCAGAAGGTGTGGCGCTGGGACTTCGGTGACCTCTCGACGGTCACGGTGCACGTCAAGCGACTGCGGTCCAAGCTCGGCGATCACCACCGCGTCCAAACGGTCTGGGGCCGTGGGTACTTGTGGCGGGGTGAAGCCGGCGGCGGTGACCGTGCCACCGCCTGA
- a CDS encoding glycosyltransferase family 2 protein codes for MPDCSVTVVLPCLNEADSLPGVLAAIPAGYRVLVVDNNSTDGTAEVARAHGADVVHEVQPGYGAAVHAGVVAAATPVVAVLDGDGSLDPGDLPRMVGELERGADMVTGRRRPVPGLQWPWHARLGTAAVCWRLRTRHKLLVHDIAPMRVARRDAILGLGVEDRRSGYPLELLVRAAAAGWRVVEVDVDYGARTAGRSKVSGSVRGSFTAALDFWKVIS; via the coding sequence ATGCCCGACTGTTCGGTGACAGTGGTCCTTCCCTGCCTCAACGAGGCCGACTCGCTTCCTGGTGTACTGGCCGCCATTCCGGCTGGTTATCGCGTTCTGGTTGTTGACAACAACAGCACCGACGGCACGGCGGAGGTCGCCAGGGCACACGGCGCCGACGTCGTGCACGAGGTCCAGCCCGGCTACGGCGCGGCCGTCCACGCCGGGGTGGTGGCTGCCGCGACACCGGTGGTGGCGGTCCTCGACGGCGACGGTTCGTTGGACCCAGGCGACCTGCCCCGGATGGTTGGCGAACTGGAGCGAGGCGCCGACATGGTGACCGGCCGTCGTCGGCCGGTGCCCGGTCTGCAATGGCCCTGGCATGCGCGGCTAGGGACGGCAGCGGTGTGCTGGCGGCTGCGCACCCGGCACAAGCTGCTGGTGCACGACATTGCCCCGATGCGGGTGGCCCGCCGAGACGCAATACTGGGGCTGGGAGTGGAAGATCGCCGTTCCGGGTACCCGCTCGAACTACTGGTCCGTGCCGCGGCTGCGGGATGGCGGGTGGTCGAGGTCGACGTCGACTACGGCGCCCGCACCGCAGGCAGATCCAAGGTCAGCGGGTCGGTGCGGGGGAGCTTCACCGCAGCACTGGACTTCTGGAAGGTCATCTCGTGA
- a CDS encoding TIGR04282 family arsenosugar biosynthesis glycosyltransferase produces MLVVAKAPVPGLAKTRLAATLGPEVAADIAAAALLDTLDAVAATPVAERVVAMTGDLDQACRAAEIRDRSRSFTVIEQRGRDFAERLVNAHTDAAAGRPVLQIGMDTPQVSAELLTSCAQTLMTTPALLGMARDGGWWVLGVADPATAECLRDVPMSQDDTGAVTLHALRHTGIDVTLVEELHDVDTVDDIPSVRAACRSTSRFAHVTREV; encoded by the coding sequence ATGCTGGTGGTCGCCAAGGCGCCGGTGCCCGGTCTGGCGAAAACCCGGTTGGCGGCGACGCTGGGACCTGAGGTTGCGGCCGACATCGCCGCCGCGGCGTTGCTGGACACCCTCGACGCGGTGGCGGCGACCCCGGTGGCCGAGCGGGTGGTTGCCATGACGGGCGATCTCGACCAGGCCTGTCGGGCTGCGGAGATCCGGGACCGGTCGCGATCGTTCACGGTGATCGAGCAGCGCGGCCGAGACTTCGCCGAGCGACTGGTCAACGCCCACACCGATGCCGCAGCGGGGCGGCCGGTGTTGCAGATCGGCATGGACACTCCGCAGGTCAGCGCCGAGTTGCTGACCTCCTGTGCACAGACGTTGATGACGACACCGGCGCTGCTGGGGATGGCCCGCGACGGCGGGTGGTGGGTGCTCGGGGTAGCCGATCCCGCCACCGCCGAATGTCTGCGCGATGTGCCGATGTCACAGGACGACACCGGCGCTGTAACGCTTCACGCGCTCCGGCACACAGGGATCGACGTGACGCTCGTCGAGGAGCTGCACGACGTCGACACCGTCGACGACATCCCGTCGGTCCGCGCGGCCTGCCGGTCAACGAGCCGGTTCGCGCATGTCACGCGAGAGGTATGA